From Micromonas commoda chromosome 3, complete sequence, a single genomic window includes:
- a CDS encoding resistance-nodulation-cell division superfamily (Dispatched segment polarity protein (cholesterol release)), whose amino-acid sequence MHRVPRVTYPGRAACRPWLWFGSLQLPESWPGKSHFLAVESPKSPVFTRGLLSAGRRRFQDMSPFDTIAKAVYRRPLTVYLLSILVPVALTLALLNFRIELDTGILSFRARDEPYAINYDAVLSAVQWGKGHTQYLHGPPSPPSPANASPPTPLSERLQSHASYWLTMVYETRPPGGNVLTEERLAYIAEVERKVRAVSGFEDFCHLGVPLASLNDTSCRRWVPSSTRDQHPPACPGMQCVPAMSLMSFEGMIRRWFIELVEAGSGAANSTAGAEAVERRLEAVGFDPAQASAMAEALAASGWDTAEAYAEMPLTELLALVPSGALTRDFFHIGHEPGWFFDKWYATGESDGSSSGEGVRAVALRSGFEFALPLAGYATNHDRQWEQDRKYRKWAEEFTRMLADGGEIDRGAEKVGLRVLHAGGGISEDEAAALVLGDLLWCTAAFALVTACLFAYSRKLWWTVNAIVGISLSFPVAFFFFRAASASPYVSFLNMLVPFVLIGIGCDDAMLMFDAFRAAIRDDCGDDDGILLPSEDVFAARYAPAARAMLATSLTTAVAFGSNFFSFIPPVRALGMFAALTVCVNYLLVLTLLPAALVIGAKGFKNSFMDAMDECLGLFTRRGYTPRQVNESAPPTPAQKATYSQLDTRDTEPSGGEVELQTVRGKTDDDDEADWTEVGVHDDGFFAPSTAEAKDGGDASIVRVKKEMTCSCADLNASIRANTAAATTWLGDFVIRRKWAIIAAGVLCAVVSSAVIADSLVVARTPPPLLREDQNLQRIQHLLFDVFYTENWSNVRVAFGVAGVDRSGADPNDPTQFGDPVWDGSFARFNDDEYTQLAVLAACDAVTAANETLQLTPSSGSTECALQAFVRDSGGVDSVDWGPGLPSALARWSRDMGRNWRENLGWAGEEGSSELKFITADYFVDLHPVSSTTEEIRRVHDAWEAVVAAARTAMASRLPPGSPVPLVIQACDVWNRMGVEESIGYTARISPAVSAAACSLIMLVATRSWRVTVAAVGTIAIAVLGMLAALVSLGWEFGVVEELCVTLLVGSSIDYCIHLAMAYAEEAPSGAGRDERVKAALAHMAPTLTGAAMSTAASSAMLLACVVEVLVKIGATIVANTAVGFALSLFLFSALMAAFGD is encoded by the exons ATGCATCGAGTTCCGCGGGTGACATATCCTGGGCGCGCGGCATGTCGCCCGTGGCTCTGGTTTGGTTCCCTGCAGCTTCCCGAAAGTTGGCCCGGAAAATCTCATTTTCTCGCTGTCGAGTCGCCCAAGAGCCCAGTGTTTACCCGCGGGCTGCTGAgcgcgggtcggcggcgattcCAGGATATGTCGCCGTTCGACACGATCGCGAAGGCGGTTTACAGGCGACCGCTGACCGTCTACCTTCTCTCGATCCTGGTGCCCGTGGCGCTCACCCTCGCGTTG CTGAATTTCCGCATCGAACTGGACACCGGGATCCTCTCGTttcgcgcgagggacgaacCCTACGCCATCAACTACGACGCCGTCCTGTCCGCGGTCCAATGGGGCAAAGGACACACCCAATATTTGCACGGGCCCCCATCTCCTCCCAGCCCCGCCAACGcttccccgccgacgccgctctcCGAGCGCCTGCAGAGCCACGCCAGCTACTGGCTCACGATGGTGTACGAGACCAGACCGCCGGGCGGGAACGTGCTCACGGAAGAGCGCCTCGCCTACATCGCCGAAGTGGAACGCAAGGTCCGGGCTGTATCCGGTTTCGAAGATTTTTGCCACCTCGGCGTGCCCCTCGCCTCGCTCAACGACACCTCGTGCCGTCGGTGGGTGCCGTCGTCCACCAGGGACCAGCACCCGCCCGCGTGCCCCGGCATGCAGTGCGTGCCCGCGATGTCCCTGATGAGCTTCGAGGGGATGATCCGACGGTGGTTCATCGAGTTGGTCGAAGCCGGGTCTGGGGCGGCAAACTCAACCGCGGGAGCGGAAGCGGTGGAACGCAGGCTGGAGGCCGTGGGGTTCGACCCGGCGCAGGCGTCGGCcatggcggaggcgctcgcggcgtcggggtgggacaccgcggaggcgtacgcggagaTGCCGCTGACGGAACTGCTCGCGCTGGTCCCGTCGGGAGCTCTGACCCGCGACTTTTTCCACATCGGGCACGAGCCGGGTTGGTTCTTCGACAAGTGGTACGCCACGGGCGAATCGGATGGATCGTCGAGCGGTGAAGGggtccgcgcggtcgcgttgCGGAGCGGGTTCGAGTTTGCGCTGCCCCTCGCGGGCTACGCCACGAACCACGACAGGCAGTGGGAGCAGGATCGAAAGTATCGGAAATGGGCTGAGGAATTCACCAGGATGCTggcggatggcggcgagATTGACCGGGGCGCGGAGAAGGTGGGCCTGCGTGTACTGCACGCGGGCGGTGGGATtagcgaggacgaggccgccgcaCTCGTGTTGGGGGATCTGCTGTGGTGCACTGCCGCGTTCGCACTCGTCACCGCGTGTCTGTTTGCGTACAGCAGAAAGTTATGGTGGACCGTCAACGCCATTGTCGGGATCTCTCTGAGTTTCCCTgtggccttcttcttctttcgcgcggcgtcggcgtcgccgtacgTGTCCTTCCTCAACATGCTGGTGCCCTTTGTGCTCATAGGGATCGGatgcgacgacgccatgcTGATGTTCGACGCGTTCAGGGCGGCCATCAGGGATGATTGCGGCGATGACGATGGAATTTTGCTCCCTTCCGAGGATGTCTTTGCCGCGCGAtacgcacccgccgcgagggccatgctcgcgacgtcgctcaCCACCGCGGTCGCGTTTGGGAGCAACTTCTTCAGTTTCATCCCGCCGGTGCGGGCGCTGGGTATGTTCGCGGCGTTGACGGTGTGCGTGAACTATCTTCTGGTGTTGACGCTGctccccgccgcgttggtGATTGGCGCCAAGGGGTTCAAAAACTCCTTCATGGATGCCATGGACGAGTGTCTCGGGCTGTTCACGAGGCGCGGATACACCCCACGGCAGGTGAACGAgtccgcgcccccgacgcccgcgcagAAGGCGACGTATTCACAGCTGGACACCAGGGATACGgagccgagcggcggcgaggtggagctCCAAACCGTGCGAGGTAAAacggatgacgacgacgaggcggactGGACCGAAGTTGGGgtccacgacgacggattcttcgcgccgtccaccgccgaagcgaaggatggcggcgatgcgtcGATCGTGCGCGTGAAGAAGGAGATGACGTGTTCGTGCGCCGACCTGAACGCGTCGATTCGCGccaacaccgccgcggcgacgacgtggctGGGGGATTTTGTCATCCGTCGCAAGTGGGCGATCATCGCGGCCGGCGTCCTCTGCGCGGTGGTATCCtcggcggtcatcgccgactccctcgtcgtcgcgcggacgcccccgccgctgctccgcgaggaCCAGAACCTGCAGCGGATTCAGCACCTCCTCTTTGACGTCTTTTACACCGAAAATTGGAGCAACGTGCGGGTGGCgtttggcgtcgccggggtggaCAGGTCCGGCGCCGATCCGAACGATCCGACCCAGTTCGGCGACCCCGTGTGGGACGGATCCTTCGCGCGtttcaacgacgacgagtacaCACAActcgccgtgctcgccgcgtgcgacgcggtcACGGCGGCGAATGAGACGCTTCAGCTCACGCCGTCATCCGGATCGACAGAGTGCGCGCTTCAGGCGTTTGTTCGCGACTCGGGAGGCGTGGATTCCGTGGACTGGGGTCCTGGCCtgccgagcgcgctcgcgcggtggtcgcggGACATGGGACGCAACTGGAGGGAGAACCTGGGCTgggccggcgaggaggggtCGTCCGAGCTCAAATTCATAACCGCCGACTACTTTGTCGATTTGCATCCCGTGTCGTCAACGACTGAGGAGATTCGAAGGGTTCACGACGCCTGggaagccgtcgtcgccgccgcgaggaccgcgatggcgtcgcgacTGCCCCCCGGGTCGCCCGTACCCCTAGTCATTCAGGCGTGCGACGTTTGGAACCGCATGGGCGTCGAGGAGTCAATCGGGTACACGGCGCGGATATCTcccgcggtgtccgcggcggcttgctCGCTGATCATGCTCGTCGCGACCCGATCCTGGCGCGTCActgtcgcggcggtgggcaccatcgccatcgcggtgctcggtatgctcgccgccctcgtgaGTTTGGGGTGGGAGTTCGGTGTGGTTGAGGAGCTCTGCGTCAcgctcctcgtcggctcGTCGATTGATTACTGCATACACCTGGCGATGGCgtacgcggaggaggctccgagcggcgccggcaGGGACGAGCGAGtgaaggcggcgctggcgcacaTGGCACCGACGctcacgggcgcggcgatgtcaacggcggcgtcctcggcgatgctgctcgcgtgcgtcgtggaGGTGTTGGTGAAGATCGGCGCCACCATCGTCGCCAACACAGCCGTCGGGTTCGCGCTTTCGCTTTTCCTCTTCTCCGCGCTCATGGCCGCCTTCGGGGATTGA
- a CDS encoding predicted protein, which yields MPSGAEGFDTNGRPDDLLKRITYNANNYGKGAFLFADADAGPEDESRARRNRFPKRENLELEQKLYETMERQADEVVKARLAEAEKAAKEFNWDVYVDPDANAPVEADARPGISRPNGDGCGAAMRAALPPAEPVEPESALAAEFGARCSAKEARGALEAAGGDLEKARKLLESLASGRGRDGLRLERKRSKDGDKGKRSRKSKKRRRKRTKYDSDSDSDSDSSSRSSSSSSSSSSSSSSRRRRKKSKNLHIYS from the exons ATGCCCTCAGGAGCCGAAGGCTTCGACACCAACGGCCGGCCCGATGACCTCCTCAAGCGCATAACCTACAACGCCAACAATTACGGCAAAGGCGCGTtcctcttcgccgacgccgacgcgggtccCGAGGATGAatcgagggcgcgacgcaaTCGCTTCCCCAAGCGAGAGAACCTCGAGCTGGAGCAGAAGCTGTACGAGACCATGGAGAGGCAGGCGGACGAGGTGGTGAAGGCCAGGttggccgaggcggagaaggcggctaAGGAGTTCAACTGGGACGTGTACGTGgaccccgacgcgaacgcgccggtcgaggcggacgcccgGCCGGGAATCTCGCGAccgaacggcgacgggtgcggggcggcgatgcgcgcggcgctgccccCCGCGGAGCCGGTCGAACCCGaaagcgcgctcgcggccgagTTTGGCGCGAGGTGTTCGGCCAaggaggcgcgaggcgccctcgaagccgccggtGGGGACCTGGAGAAGGCTCGCAAGCTGCTGGAGAGcctcgcgtcggggcggggacgcgacggactcAGACTCGAGAGGAAACGAAGCAAAGACGGGGACAAGGGGAAGAGGTCGAGGAAGTcgaagaagaggaggaggaagcgaACCAAGTacgacagcgacagcgacagcgacagcgactcGTCGTCTCGCTCttcatcgtcgtcatcgtcgtcatcgtcgtcctcgtcgagcaggcGACGCAGGAAGAAGTCGAAAAA CCTACACATCTATAGCTAG
- a CDS encoding predicted protein, with protein sequence MAAAAAALMAQDTAKAKAGETAANDGDANSRDANNRDANDANNNGDATTETDDAAAKERRRSGDRARIDAEIERRRRRHEAARAAAAMKREKLLEEDPLDLRGAAHRLERAKSDAKALSRQVREAKEEARRRREEREARARDDSEL encoded by the coding sequence atggcggcggcggcggcggcgttgatgGCGCAGGATACCGCCAAGGCAAAGGCGGGtgagacggcggcgaatgATGGAGACGCAAACAGTCGGGACGCAAACAATCGGGACGCAAACGACGCAAACAacaacggcgacgcgacgacggagacggatgacgccgcggcgaaggagcggCGAAGGAGCGGCGACAGGGCGaggatcgacgccgagatcgagaggcggcggcggaggcacgaggcggcgagggccgcaGCGGCGATGAAGCGGGagaagctcctcgaggaggatcccctcgacctgcgcggcgcggcgcatcgGTTGGAACGCGCCAAGTCGGATGCGAAGGCGCTGAGCCGGCAGGTGcgggaggcgaaggaggaggcgcggaggcgacgggaggaacgggaggcgcgcgcccgagACGACTCGGAGCTTTAG
- a CDS encoding predicted protein has protein sequence MSSASTLSARVAHSAGVRAPGGARRSFRATRIVSRAVAEDESSSSAVYQPAVAPEQPSGADVNAAAKKRLLAVAAASGRGLDATPAQKTAASSLIAELIAANPNPEPATSPTIDGDWELVYSDTFLFRSSPFFWAVGSMMGDTADFFYQAHSHQTGIFGGGVGRVVQTVDTKGGRLISDCVVKASVGIPLLGFSPVFAGYGSVITAGRCAAKDGTRLAVTAETTTVRQDDANVLPQLNFLNGTTVPVEDVMKQVGGGEAGPEVYLDTFYLDDEMRISKLEDGSVFVYQRC, from the coding sequence ATGTCGTCCGCAAGCacgctctccgcgcgcgtcgcgcattccgccggcgtccgcgcccccggcggcgctcgccgctcctttcgcgcgacgcgaatcgtctctcgcgccgtcgccgaggacgagtcatcctcctccgcggtctACCAGCCCGCCGTGGCCCCCGAGCAGCcatccggcgccgacgtcaacGCGGCTGCGAAGAAGCGCCtgctcgcggtcgccgccgcgtccggccgcggcctcgacgccacccccgcgcagaagaccgcggcgtcctcgctcatcgccgagctcatcgccgccaacCCCAACCCGGAACCCGCCACCTCTCCCACCATCGATGGCGACTGGGAGCTTGTCTATTCCGACACCTTCCTCTTCCGCTCCTCCCCGTTCTTCTGGGCGGTGGGCAGCATGATGGGCGACACCGCGGACTTCTTCTACCAGGCGCATTCGCACCAGACGGGaatcttcggcggcggcgtcgggcgcgtggTTCAGACCGTGGACACCAAGGGGGGTCGGCTCATCAGTGACTGCGTCGTCAAGGCGTCTGTGGGCATCCCGCTGCTGGGCTTCTCCCCGGTCTTCGCGGGATACGGCTCGGTCATCACCGCGGGGcggtgcgcggcgaaggacggtACGCGGCTGGCGGTGACCGCCGAGACCACGACGGTGAGAcaggacgacgcgaacgtgcTGCCGCAGCTCAACTTTCTCAACGGGACCACCGTGCCGGTGGAGGACGTGATGAAGCAGGttggcgggggcgaggcCGGGCCCGAGGTGTACCTCGACACCTTctacctcgacgacgagatgaGGATCAGcaagctcgaggacggcaGCGTGTTCGTCTACCAGCGCTGCTGA